The Osmia bicornis bicornis chromosome 9, iOsmBic2.1, whole genome shotgun sequence genome has a segment encoding these proteins:
- the LOC114872084 gene encoding octopamine receptor Oamb isoform X1, whose translation MRELNATACAALYERVEWSGPWILVTLIILGIVNVMVVLGNVLVILAVYHTSKLRNVTNMFIVSLAVADLMVGLAVLPFSATWEVFKVWIFGDLWCSVWLAVDVWMCTASILNLCAISLDRYLAVTRPVSYPQIMSPKRARLLVATVWVLSFVICFPPLVGWKDKRSHPTYNVTLAQNGPFNTTTILVPVKPCPWICELTNDAGYVVYSALGSFYIPMLVMLFFYWRIYNAAVSTTKAINQGFRTTKGSKMLGSRFDEQRLTLRIHRGRGSVHNGSNNGSPRSPESNSRSSVKREKIKISVSYPSTETLNTKCNTLERTPSRCSQTSVHYSNGQTHSQLCPTPRSTHLKVSGINRVGSTRRPSRRSSCESQMTGDDVSLRELAPGPEEKPRVMKMGKRNIKAQVKRFRMETKAAKTLGIIVGGFILCWLPFFTMYLVRAFCPNCIHPTVFSVLFWLGYCNSAINPCIYALFSKDFRFAFKRIICKCFCKRRANTLRRGSDGSQLAMSLVSSRNDRSPSYSIRVPQQGVSIDDSDPDPSSEPTVHSQSESR comes from the exons ATGCGAGAATTGAACGCCACCGCATGCGCTGCTTTGTACGAGCGCGTCGAGTGGTCCGGGCCCTGGATTCTCGTTACATTGATCATCCTGGGGATCGTGAACGTGATGGTGGTGTTAGGCAACGTGCTGGTTATACTGGCCGTTTATCACACCAGCAAACTGAGAAACGTCACGAATATGTTCATTGTTAGTCTAGCTGTGGCTGATCTGATGGTCGGATTGGCTGTGCTACCCTTTAGTGCCACGTGGGAGGTTTTCAAG GTCTGGATATTCGGTGATCTATGGTGCTCCGTGTGGCTGGCAGTGGACGTGTGGATGTGCACAGCATCGATATTGAATTTATGCGCCATCAGCCTGGATAGATACTTAGCGGTGACCAGGCCAGTCAGTTATCCTCAG atCATGTCACCGAAAAGAGCCAGACTGTTGGTCGCGACCGTGTGGGTCCTCAGCTTCGTCATCTGCTTTCCACCCCTGGTCGGTTGGAAAGACAAACGG TCTCACCCCACGTACAATGTGACATTAGCGCAGAATGGACCGTTCAACACTACTACCATTCTCGTCCCTGTGAAACCGTGTCCTTGGATCTGCGAGCTGACCAACGATGCTGGTTACGTGGTCTACAG CGCTCTCGGCTCTTTCTATATACCGATGTTGGTCATGCTGTTTTTCTACTGGAGAATCTACAACGCGGCCGTCTCTACCACGAAGGCCATTAATCAGGGTTTCCGGACGACAAAGGGCTCGAAAATGCTCGGCTCCAG ATTCGACGAACAAAGGTTGACCCTGAGGATCCATCGAGGTCGAGGAAGCGTTCACAACGGCAGCAACAACGGTAGCCCGAGAAGTCCGGAGTCGAATAGCCGTAGCTCGgtgaaaagagagaaaataaaaatctctGTCTCTTATCCGAGCACAGAAACGTTGAATACAAAGTGCAACACTCTCGAGAGGACACCCTCGAGATGTTCGCAGACTTCCGTGCATTATAGCAACGGACAAACGCACAGCCAGCTTTGTCCTACCCCGAGGAGTACGCACCTCAAG GTGAGCGGTATCAATAGGGTCGGTAGCACCAGGAGGCCGAGCAGACGGAGCAGTTGCGAGAGTCAAATGACGGGGGATGATGTGTCTCTGCGTGAACTCGCCCCCGGCCCTGAGGAGAAGCCTAGGGTGATGAAAATGGGCAAACGGAACATAAAGGCCCAG GTGAAAAGATTTCGCATGGAAACAAAGGCGGCCAAGACGTTAGGTATAATCGTTGGAGGATTCATCCTCTGTTGGCTACCTTTCTTCACGATGTATCTTGTACGCGCGTTCTGCCCCAACTGTATTCACCCCACCGTCTTCAGCGTGTTGTTTTGGTTAGGATATTGTAACTCAGCGATCAACCCTTGCATTTACGCGTTGTTCAGCAAGGACTTCCGGTTCGCGTTCAAGAGGATTATTTGCAAGTGCTTCTGCAAACGACGGGCTAATACTTTGAGACGGGGCAGCGATGGAAGCCAATTAGCTATGAG CCTTGTTTCTTCTAGAAACGACCGGAGTCCCAGCTACTCGATCCGCGTACCGCAACAGGGTGTATCGATAGACGATTCCGATCCGGATCCAAGCTCGGAACCGACGGTGCACTCGCAAAGCGAATCTAGATGA
- the LOC114872084 gene encoding octopamine receptor Oamb isoform X2: protein MRELNATACAALYERVEWSGPWILVTLIILGIVNVMVVLGNVLVILAVYHTSKLRNVTNMFIVSLAVADLMVGLAVLPFSATWEVFKVWIFGDLWCSVWLAVDVWMCTASILNLCAISLDRYLAVTRPVSYPQIMSPKRARLLVATVWVLSFVICFPPLVGWKDKRSHPTYNVTLAQNGPFNTTTILVPVKPCPWICELTNDAGYVVYSALGSFYIPMLVMLFFYWRIYNAAVSTTKAINQGFRTTKGSKMLGSRFDEQRLTLRIHRGRGSVHNGSNNGSPRSPESNSRSSVKREKIKISVSYPSTETLNTKCNTLERTPSRCSQTSVHYSNGQTHSQLCPTPRSTHLKVSGINRVGSTRRPSRRSSCESQMTGDDVSLRELAPGPEEKPRVMKMGKRNIKAQVKRFRMETKAAKTLGIIVGGFILCWLPFFTMYLVRAFCPNCIHPTVFSVLFWLGYCNSAINPCIYALFSKDFRFAFKRIICKCFCKRRANTLRRGSDGSQLAMRNDRSPSYSIRVPQQGVSIDDSDPDPSSEPTVHSQSESR from the exons ATGCGAGAATTGAACGCCACCGCATGCGCTGCTTTGTACGAGCGCGTCGAGTGGTCCGGGCCCTGGATTCTCGTTACATTGATCATCCTGGGGATCGTGAACGTGATGGTGGTGTTAGGCAACGTGCTGGTTATACTGGCCGTTTATCACACCAGCAAACTGAGAAACGTCACGAATATGTTCATTGTTAGTCTAGCTGTGGCTGATCTGATGGTCGGATTGGCTGTGCTACCCTTTAGTGCCACGTGGGAGGTTTTCAAG GTCTGGATATTCGGTGATCTATGGTGCTCCGTGTGGCTGGCAGTGGACGTGTGGATGTGCACAGCATCGATATTGAATTTATGCGCCATCAGCCTGGATAGATACTTAGCGGTGACCAGGCCAGTCAGTTATCCTCAG atCATGTCACCGAAAAGAGCCAGACTGTTGGTCGCGACCGTGTGGGTCCTCAGCTTCGTCATCTGCTTTCCACCCCTGGTCGGTTGGAAAGACAAACGG TCTCACCCCACGTACAATGTGACATTAGCGCAGAATGGACCGTTCAACACTACTACCATTCTCGTCCCTGTGAAACCGTGTCCTTGGATCTGCGAGCTGACCAACGATGCTGGTTACGTGGTCTACAG CGCTCTCGGCTCTTTCTATATACCGATGTTGGTCATGCTGTTTTTCTACTGGAGAATCTACAACGCGGCCGTCTCTACCACGAAGGCCATTAATCAGGGTTTCCGGACGACAAAGGGCTCGAAAATGCTCGGCTCCAG ATTCGACGAACAAAGGTTGACCCTGAGGATCCATCGAGGTCGAGGAAGCGTTCACAACGGCAGCAACAACGGTAGCCCGAGAAGTCCGGAGTCGAATAGCCGTAGCTCGgtgaaaagagagaaaataaaaatctctGTCTCTTATCCGAGCACAGAAACGTTGAATACAAAGTGCAACACTCTCGAGAGGACACCCTCGAGATGTTCGCAGACTTCCGTGCATTATAGCAACGGACAAACGCACAGCCAGCTTTGTCCTACCCCGAGGAGTACGCACCTCAAG GTGAGCGGTATCAATAGGGTCGGTAGCACCAGGAGGCCGAGCAGACGGAGCAGTTGCGAGAGTCAAATGACGGGGGATGATGTGTCTCTGCGTGAACTCGCCCCCGGCCCTGAGGAGAAGCCTAGGGTGATGAAAATGGGCAAACGGAACATAAAGGCCCAG GTGAAAAGATTTCGCATGGAAACAAAGGCGGCCAAGACGTTAGGTATAATCGTTGGAGGATTCATCCTCTGTTGGCTACCTTTCTTCACGATGTATCTTGTACGCGCGTTCTGCCCCAACTGTATTCACCCCACCGTCTTCAGCGTGTTGTTTTGGTTAGGATATTGTAACTCAGCGATCAACCCTTGCATTTACGCGTTGTTCAGCAAGGACTTCCGGTTCGCGTTCAAGAGGATTATTTGCAAGTGCTTCTGCAAACGACGGGCTAATACTTTGAGACGGGGCAGCGATGGAAGCCAATTAGCTATGAG AAACGACCGGAGTCCCAGCTACTCGATCCGCGTACCGCAACAGGGTGTATCGATAGACGATTCCGATCCGGATCCAAGCTCGGAACCGACGGTGCACTCGCAAAGCGAATCTAGATGA